The following proteins are co-located in the Rattus norvegicus strain BN/NHsdMcwi chromosome X, GRCr8, whole genome shotgun sequence genome:
- the LOC134484061 gene encoding uncharacterized protein LOC134484061: MKHNLAAGNRIFHSSTKKSINLQVSQYLPFPKASLFLRPPNPKTSFQMLTRSSAKMFHLSMAKTEDSIRAGAEIASPRRSVKKRKQVADFKTKNQKRLREDKQGHRDMPTQKEDTEVSNGAFLALGEKAETSRNPQINLQASDLKTVAMTTRLAAARKTQSLCDPVTTAMVKRKSIHTKSQLKPGSATTSMSMGSGIAKKRPSSVGLMTRAVSTRLAIAKKGQSLSGLVTKAIATCSAGDIKCPKAMVTPSATTRKNEFPSSLVLAENGLTLSDLVTTAKSTDLTVTRKSRLLSGQITAPVAMHLVAAQKSQSLSGPVITATSTQLAVASRSHSSFFHETTDLDTPLTTATTGRSPSWDTTNKKQPVTETTNMEKLVSEEIAKKWQPTCKKIAPENQLRFSVRLTESSSRFKDIVVKKQDGFTHIFLSTKSSENNSLNLEVMKEVQIALAKAADDDSKLVLLSAIGSVFCFGLDFASFIHCLIRNKKRESTKMAGAVKKFVNTFIQFKKPIIAAVNGPAMGLGASILPLCDMVWTNEKAWFQTPYTIFGQSPDGCSSFTFPKIMGEASANEMLLGGRKLTAQEACDKGLVSQVFWPQTFNQEVMIRIKELASCNTAVLEESKALLRFNTKLELEQVNERECTVLKKIWGSAEGIDAILKYLQKKMEY, encoded by the coding sequence ATGAAACACAATTTAGCTGCGGGCAATAGGATCTTCCACAGCAGCACCAAAAAGTCTATCAATCTTCAGGTGAGCCAATACCTGCCTTTCCCTAAGGCCTCTCTTTTTCTAAGACCACCAAATCCAAAGACTAGTTTTCAAATGCTTACTAGAAGCTCAGCAAAAATGTTCCACCTCTCCATGGCAAAGACCGAGGACTCCATTCGCGCAGGCGCGGAGATAGCCAGTCCTAGACGCTCAGTTAAGAAAAGGAAACAGGTGGCTGACTTCAAGACTAAGAACCAAAAAAGACTCAGGGAAGATAAGCAGGGTCATCGGGACATGCCAACCCAGAAAGAAGACACAGAGGTATCCAATGGGGCTTTTCTGGCCCTCGGAGAGAAAGCAGAAACCTCTAGAAATCCACAAATAAACCTACAAGCCTCTGACCTAAAGACCGTAGCCATGACAACACGCTTGGCCGCTGCCAGAAAGACACAGTCTTTGTGTGACCCAGTGACCACAGCCATGGTCAAACGCAAGTCCATTCACACAAAGAGCCAGTTGAAGCCTGGTTCTGCGACTACATCCATGTCCATGGGATCAGGCATTGCCAAAAAGAGGCCATCTTCAGTAGGCCTAATGACCAGAGCCGTGAGTACACGCTTGGCCATTGCCAAAAAAGGTCAGTCCTTGTCTGGCCTGGTGACCAAAGCCATCGCCACATGCTCGGCTGGTGACATAAAATGTCCCAAAGCCATGGTCACGCCATCAGCCACAACCAGAAAAAATGAATTTCCATCAAGCCTGGTACTTGCTGAAAATGGTCTGACTTTATCTGACCTAGTGACCACAGCCAAGTCAACAGACTTGACTGTTACCAGAAAGAGTCGACTGCTATCTGGTCAAATAACTGCCCCCGTTGCCATGCATTTGGTGGCTGCCCAAAAAAGCCAGTCTCTGTCTGGCCCAGTGATAACTGCTACATCCACTCAGTTGGCTGTTGCTAGCAGAAGTCACTCTTCATTTTTCCATGAGACTACAGACTTAGACACACCTTTAACAACTGCTACTACAGGACGATCTCCATCTTGGGATACAACTAACAAGAAACAACCAGTTACAGAAACAACTAACATGGAGAAGCTAGTCTCAGAGGAGATAGCCAAGAAATGGCAACCTACCTGCAAGAAAATTGCTCCTGAAAATCAGCTGCGTTTCAGTGTAAGGCTGACAGAGAGTTCCTCCAGATTCAAAGATATTGTGGTAAAGAAGCAAGATGGCTTCACCCACATTTTTTTATCCACAAAATCATCGGAAAATAACTCACTTAACCTAGAAGTGATGAAAGAAGTTCAGATTGCTCTGGCCAAAGCTGCTGATGATGACAGCAAGCTGGTATTGCTCAGTGCCATTGGCAGTGTCTTCTGTTTTGGCCTTGATTTTGCTTCTTTTATACACTGTCTCATCAGgaacaagaaaagagaaagcactAAGATGGCAGGAGCGGTCAAAAAATTTGTGAATACTTTCATTCAGTTTAAGAAGCCTATTATTGCTGCCGTCAATGGCCCAGCCATGGGACTGGGAGCATCTATATTACCTCTTTGTGATATGGTTTGGACAAATGAAAAGGCTTGGTTTCAAACCCCCTATACCATCTTTGGACAGAGTCCAGATGGCTGTTCCAGCTTCACATTTCCCAAGATTATGGGAGAAGCTTCTGCAAATGAAATGTTACTCGGTGGGCGGAAGCTAACAGCACAGGAAGCATGTGATAAGGGCCTGGTCTCCCAGGTATTTTGGCCACAGACCTTCAACCAAGAAGTCATGATTAGAATCAAGGAGCTCGCCTCCTGTAATACAGCTGTCCTGGAGGAGTCAAAAGCCTTACTGCGCTTTAACACTAAGTTGGAGTTGGAGCAGGTCAATGAGAGGGAGTGCACAGTGCTGAAGAAAATTTGGGGCTCTGCAGAGGGGATAGATGCCATATTAAAATACTTGCAGAAGAAAATGGAGTACTGA